In a genomic window of Phragmites australis chromosome 14, lpPhrAust1.1, whole genome shotgun sequence:
- the LOC133891701 gene encoding protein SHORT-ROOT 1-like produces the protein MDTLFRLVSLQASEQQQSASYNSRSTTSSGSRSSSHQTNASYNYYYHSNSGGGGGGPYYYGQHHHQQYYLEPYQEECGNAHHLYMDDDFSSSSSSRQHFQSHGATVQPPTSSTPTPTAPTPPLSTSSTAAGAAHALFEAADLSFPPDLSLDFSSPASSAAVGGGGGGRWASQLLLECARAVAARDSQRVQQLMWMLNELASPYGDVEQKLASYFLQGLFARLTASGPRTLRTLAAASDRNTSFDSTRRTALRFQELSPWSSFGHVAANGAILESFLEAAAASSETQRFQILDLSNTFCTQWPTLLEALATRSADDTPHLSITTVVSAAPSTPTAAVERVMREIGQRMEKFARLMGVPFSFRAVHHAGDLAELDLDALDLRDGGSTTALAVNCVNSLRGVVPGGAHRRDAFAASLRRLDPRVVTVVEEEADLVASNLDASEEGGDTEAAFLKVFGEGLRFFSAYMDSLEESFPKTSNERLALERRAGRAIVDLVSCPASESIERRETAASWARRMQSAGFSPVAFSEDVADDVRSLLRRYREGWSMRETGLDDSTAGAGVFLAWKEQPLVWASAWRP, from the coding sequence ATGGATACGTTGTTTAGGTTGGTTAGCCTCCAAGCCTCTGAGCAGCAGCAGTCGGCTTCATACAACTCGAGGAGCACCACGTCGAGCGGCTCGAGGTCGTCGTCGCACCAGACCAACGCCTCCTACAACTACTACTACCACAgcaacagcggcggcggcggcggcgggccgtaCTACTACGGccagcaccaccaccagcagtACTACCTGGAGCCGTACCAAGAAGAATGCGGCAACGCCCACCACCTTTACATGGATGATGACTTCTCTTCCTCGTCTTCGTCGAGGCAGCACTTCCAGTCGCACGGCGCGACGGTGCAGCCCCCGACGTCGTCCACGCCCACGCCCACGGCCCCGACACCCCCGCTGTCCACATCGTCCACGGCCGCGGGGGCGGCTCACGCGCTGTTCGAGGCGGCCGACCTGTCGTTCCCGCCGGACCTCAGCCTCGACTTCTCGTCCCCGGCGTCGTCGGCGGCGGTGGGGGGAGGAGGCGGGGGGAGATGGGCGAGTCAGCTGCTGCTGGAGTGCGCGCGAGCGGTGGCCGCGCGCGACAGCCAGCGCGTGCAGCAGCTGATGTGGATGCTCAACGAGCTGGCGTCGCCGTATGGCGACGTGGAGCAGAAGCTGGCGTCCTACTTCCTGCAGGGGCTCTTCGCGCGGCTCACGGCGTCCGGGCCGCGGACGCTGCGCACGCTCGCGGCGGCGTCCGACCGGAACACGTCGTTCGACTCGACGCGGCGCACGGCGCTGCGGTTCCAGGAGCTTAGCCCGTGGTCGTCATTCGGGCACGTGGCCGCCAACGGGGCCATCCTGGAGTCATTCCTGGAGGCCGCCGCGGCGTCGTCGGAGACGCAGAGGTTCCAAATCCTCGATCTGAGCAACACGTTCTGCACGCAGTGGCCCACGCTGCTCGAGGCGCTGGCGACGCGGTCCGCCGACGACACGCCACACCTGTCGATCACCACCGTGGTTTCCGCCGCGCCGTCCACGCCGACAGCCGCCGTGGAGCGCGTGATGCGGGAGATCGGGCAGAGGATGGAGAAGTTCGCGCGGCTGATGGGCGTGCCCTTCAGCTTCCGCGCCGTGCACCACGCCGGGGACCTCGCGGAGCTCGACCTCGACGCGCTGGACCTGCGCGACGGCGGCTCCACCACCGCTCTCGCCGTCAACTGTGTCAACTCGCTGCGAGGCGTTGTTCCGGGCGGTGCTCACCGGAGAGACGCGTTCGCAGCGTCCCTCCGCCGTCTCGACCCGCGGGTCGTCACCGtcgtcgaggaggaggccgatCTCGTGGCTTCCAACCTTGACGCATCCGAGGAAGGCGGCGACACGGAGGCAGCATTCTTGAAGGTGTTCGGAGAGGGCTTGCGGTTCTTCTCGGCCTACATGGATTCCCTTGAAGAGAGCTTCCCGAAGACTAGCAACGAAAGGCTGGCATTGGAGAGGAGAGCGGGACGTGCCATTGTCGACTTGGTCTCCTGCCCGGCGTCGGAGTCCATAGAGCGACGGGAGACGGCGGCGTCATGGGCGCGCCGCATGCAGTCGGCCGGGTTCTCTCCGGTGGCATTCAGCGAGGACGTTGCCGACGACGTGCGGTCGCTGCTGCGCCGGTACCGAGAGGGCTGGTCGATGCGCGAGACAGGCTTAGACGACTCGACGGCCGGAGCAGGCGTCTTCCTCGCGTGGAAGGAGCAGCCTCTCGTGTGGGCAAGCGCGTGGAGGCCATGA